One window from the genome of Jiangella alba encodes:
- a CDS encoding xanthine dehydrogenase molybdopterin binding subunit codes for MTTVAEPVGSPLSRRPHGAVVGAPLPHESAALHVTGRALYTDDLVGRTSNVLHAHPVQAPHAHATVTGLDVAAAYDVPGVVRVLTAADVPGVNDAGVKHDEPLFPSEVMFHGHAVCWVLGESLEAARRGAAAVEATYAPLPALLTVEEAIGAESFQGAHPTLARGDSAAGLARAARVFEGVTSFAGQEHFYLETHCSLALVDENGQIFVQSSTQHPAETQEIVAHVLGLPSHAVTVQCLRMGGGFGGKEMQPHGLAAVAALGATLTGRPVRLRLTRAQDMTMTGKRHGFHATWTAGFDADGRFTALEATLTSDGGWSLDLSEPVLFRAMCHVDNAYWIPDITVHGRIARTHKTSQTAFRGFGGPQGMLVIEDVIGRCAPALGLDPAELRRRNFYVEGQATPYGQPVRHPGRLASAWEQVIRTSSLAARRDEIDRWNARERNRKRGIAVTPVKFGISFNLTAFNQGGALVHVYKDGSVLVTHGGTEMGQGLHTKMLQVAATALRVPLERVRLAPTRTDKVPNTSATAASASADLNGGAVKDACEQILARLAPVRDALGDPSWEELVAAAYRERVQLWAAGFYKTEGLSWDAATMSGHPFKYFAYGAAVTEVEVDGFTGGYTTRRVDIVHDVGDSLSPLVDLGQIEGGFVQGAGWLTLEDLRWDVSDGPGRGRLATQAASTYKLPSFSELPEQFHVALLDEAHEDGVVYGSKAVGEPPLMLALSVREALRDACGAFGPAGHSVELASPATPEAVYWALTAARGAS; via the coding sequence ATGACGACCGTCGCCGAACCGGTCGGCAGCCCGCTCAGCCGGCGGCCGCACGGCGCCGTGGTCGGGGCGCCGCTGCCGCACGAGAGCGCCGCCCTGCACGTCACCGGCCGGGCGCTCTACACCGACGACCTGGTCGGCCGCACCAGCAACGTGCTGCACGCGCACCCGGTGCAGGCGCCGCACGCCCACGCGACCGTCACCGGCCTCGACGTCGCCGCGGCCTACGACGTGCCCGGCGTCGTCCGCGTGCTCACCGCCGCCGACGTCCCCGGTGTCAACGACGCCGGCGTCAAGCACGACGAGCCGCTGTTCCCGTCCGAGGTCATGTTCCACGGCCACGCCGTCTGCTGGGTGCTCGGCGAGTCTCTCGAAGCGGCCCGGCGCGGGGCGGCGGCGGTCGAGGCGACGTACGCGCCGCTGCCCGCGCTGCTCACCGTCGAGGAGGCCATCGGGGCCGAGAGCTTCCAGGGAGCGCACCCGACGCTCGCCCGCGGCGACTCCGCGGCCGGGCTGGCGCGAGCGGCCCGCGTCTTCGAGGGCGTGACGTCGTTCGCGGGGCAGGAGCACTTCTACCTCGAGACGCACTGCTCGCTGGCGCTGGTCGACGAGAACGGCCAGATCTTCGTCCAGTCCAGCACCCAGCATCCCGCCGAGACGCAGGAGATCGTCGCGCACGTCCTCGGCCTGCCGAGCCACGCGGTCACGGTCCAGTGCCTGCGCATGGGTGGCGGCTTCGGCGGCAAGGAGATGCAGCCGCACGGGCTCGCCGCGGTGGCGGCGCTGGGCGCGACGCTGACCGGCCGGCCGGTGCGGCTGCGGCTGACCCGGGCACAGGACATGACGATGACGGGCAAGCGGCACGGCTTCCACGCCACGTGGACGGCGGGGTTCGACGCCGACGGGCGGTTCACCGCGCTCGAGGCCACGCTCACGTCCGACGGCGGGTGGAGCCTCGACCTCTCCGAGCCGGTGCTGTTCCGGGCGATGTGCCACGTCGACAACGCGTACTGGATCCCCGACATCACCGTGCACGGCCGCATCGCGCGGACCCACAAGACCTCGCAGACGGCGTTCCGCGGCTTCGGCGGGCCGCAGGGGATGCTCGTGATCGAGGACGTCATCGGCCGGTGCGCGCCCGCTCTGGGCCTCGACCCCGCCGAGCTGCGGCGCCGCAACTTCTACGTCGAGGGGCAGGCCACGCCGTACGGTCAGCCGGTGCGGCACCCGGGGCGGCTGGCGTCGGCCTGGGAGCAGGTCATCCGGACGTCGTCGCTGGCAGCCCGGCGCGACGAGATCGACCGGTGGAACGCGCGGGAGCGGAACCGCAAGCGCGGTATAGCCGTCACGCCGGTGAAGTTCGGCATCTCGTTCAACCTCACGGCGTTCAACCAGGGCGGCGCGCTGGTGCACGTCTACAAGGACGGGTCGGTGCTGGTCACCCACGGCGGCACCGAGATGGGCCAGGGCCTGCACACCAAGATGCTGCAGGTCGCGGCCACGGCGCTGCGGGTCCCGCTGGAGCGGGTCCGGCTGGCGCCGACGCGCACCGACAAGGTGCCGAACACGTCCGCCACGGCGGCGTCGGCGAGCGCCGACCTCAACGGCGGCGCCGTCAAGGACGCCTGCGAGCAGATCCTGGCGCGGCTGGCGCCGGTCCGCGACGCGCTGGGCGACCCGTCGTGGGAGGAGCTGGTGGCCGCCGCGTACCGCGAGCGGGTCCAGCTCTGGGCGGCCGGCTTCTACAAGACCGAGGGGCTGAGCTGGGACGCCGCCACGATGTCGGGCCACCCGTTCAAGTACTTCGCCTACGGCGCCGCGGTGACCGAGGTCGAGGTCGACGGGTTCACCGGCGGGTACACCACCCGGCGGGTCGACATCGTCCACGACGTCGGCGACAGCCTGTCGCCGCTGGTCGACCTCGGGCAGATCGAGGGCGGCTTCGTGCAGGGCGCCGGCTGGCTGACCCTCGAGGACCTGCGCTGGGACGTGTCCGACGGGCCGGGCCGCGGCCGCCTGGCCACCCAGGCGGCGTCGACCTACAAGTTGCCGTCGTTCTCCGAGCTGCCCGAGCAGTTCCACGTCGCCCTGCTGGACGAGGCGCACGAGGACGGCGTCGTCTACGGGTCGAAGGCGGTGGGCGAGCCGCCGCTGATGCTGGCGCTCAGCGTGCGCGAGGCGTTGCGCGACGCGTGCGGGGCGTTCGGCCCGGCCGGGCACTCGGTCGAGCTCGCCTCGCCGGCCACGCCGGAGGCGGTCTACTGGGCGCTCACCGCCGCCCGGGGTGCATCGTGA
- the xdhC gene encoding xanthine dehydrogenase accessory protein XdhC, with protein sequence MTSWLTGVTALRAAREPGVLVTLTDVRGHAPREAGAKMVVSAAATWASIGGGNLEADAVTRARALLSAGGTVPESYPVRLSDKAPAQYGVQCCGGEVTVLLEPLPVVPAVAIFGVGHVGLELARILARHDLDLHLVDSRAESLSEAALAPLQDAVAAVHVHHIPVIPELVLAELPPGARVLVLTHDHAEDFAIVDAALRCDHLGGIGLIGSSAKWARFRTRLLESLPAEVVDRVETPIGLAGLSTSKDPAAIAVSAAAALLAAIEREETHAGR encoded by the coding sequence GTGACCAGCTGGCTGACGGGGGTCACGGCGCTGCGGGCGGCGCGGGAGCCCGGGGTGCTCGTGACGCTCACGGACGTGCGCGGCCACGCGCCGCGCGAGGCGGGCGCCAAGATGGTCGTCTCCGCGGCCGCGACCTGGGCGTCGATCGGCGGCGGCAATCTGGAGGCCGACGCCGTGACCCGCGCCCGCGCGCTGCTGTCGGCCGGGGGCACCGTGCCCGAGTCGTACCCGGTGCGCCTGTCGGACAAGGCGCCGGCGCAGTACGGCGTGCAGTGCTGCGGTGGCGAGGTGACGGTGTTGCTGGAGCCGCTGCCGGTCGTGCCGGCCGTCGCGATCTTCGGGGTGGGTCACGTCGGGCTGGAGCTGGCCAGGATCCTGGCGCGGCACGACCTCGACCTGCACCTGGTCGACTCCCGCGCGGAGTCGCTGTCCGAGGCCGCCCTCGCTCCGCTGCAGGACGCGGTCGCGGCCGTGCACGTCCACCACATCCCGGTGATCCCCGAGCTGGTCCTGGCCGAGCTGCCACCTGGCGCCCGCGTGCTGGTGCTGACGCACGACCACGCCGAGGACTTCGCCATCGTCGACGCCGCGTTGCGCTGCGACCACCTCGGCGGCATCGGGCTGATCGGGTCGTCGGCGAAATGGGCCCGGTTCCGCACCCGGCTGCTCGAGTCGCTGCCCGCCGAGGTCGTCGACCGGGTCGAGACGCCCATCGGGCTGGCCGGCCTCTCGACCAGCAAGGACCCGGCGGCCATCGCGGTGTCGGCGGCCGCCGCCCTGCTGGCCGCGATCGAGCGTGAGGAGACCCATGCCGGCCGATGA
- a CDS encoding DUF6986 family protein — protein sequence MPADELAASLLGQLDARLAAADAALARAYPGERPGRQPVHTVYVPADRHTAGLVPAYGAAALELLDEHADRFAALVRDPELVARVRAKLAAEPVEDLRVDFEDGYVGRTDADEDADVVRSATALVESREKGAAAPFGGIRVKSLEAATRARSVRTLTSYVATLAAAGAALDGWVVTLPKVTSVDQVEAMVHACEVLETGLGLDRGVLRFEVQIETPQSILGPDGTALVARMVQAAGDRLTGLHYGTYDYSAYCGIAAGQQSLEHPVADHAKLVTQAAAAGTGVRLSDGSTNVLPVGAADDVAAAWANHHRLVRRSLERGFYQGWDLHPGQLPTRYAATYAFYRDGLARAAARLADYTRNTMTGIADEPATARALAAFLLRAVDCRAVDASEVADLDLLHSLADPRR from the coding sequence ATGCCGGCCGATGAGCTCGCGGCGTCACTGCTCGGTCAGCTGGACGCGCGACTGGCGGCGGCCGACGCGGCGCTGGCCAGGGCGTACCCGGGGGAGCGGCCGGGGCGGCAGCCGGTGCACACGGTGTACGTCCCGGCCGACCGCCACACCGCCGGGCTGGTCCCGGCCTACGGCGCCGCGGCGCTGGAGCTGCTGGACGAGCACGCCGACCGGTTCGCGGCGCTCGTGCGCGACCCCGAGCTGGTGGCGCGCGTACGGGCGAAGCTGGCCGCCGAACCCGTCGAGGACCTCCGGGTCGACTTCGAGGACGGCTACGTCGGACGGACCGACGCCGACGAGGACGCCGACGTCGTCCGCTCCGCCACGGCCCTCGTGGAGAGCAGGGAGAAGGGCGCGGCGGCGCCGTTCGGCGGCATCCGCGTCAAGAGCCTGGAGGCCGCGACCCGGGCGCGCAGCGTGCGCACCCTCACCTCGTACGTCGCCACGCTGGCCGCCGCCGGCGCCGCACTCGACGGCTGGGTCGTCACGCTGCCGAAGGTGACCAGCGTCGACCAGGTGGAGGCGATGGTCCACGCCTGCGAGGTGCTCGAGACCGGGCTCGGCCTGGACCGCGGCGTGCTGCGCTTCGAGGTGCAGATCGAGACGCCGCAGTCGATCCTCGGACCGGACGGGACCGCGCTGGTCGCGCGCATGGTCCAGGCGGCCGGCGACCGGCTGACGGGGCTGCACTACGGCACCTACGACTACTCCGCCTACTGCGGCATCGCCGCCGGGCAGCAGTCGCTGGAGCATCCGGTCGCCGACCACGCGAAGCTGGTGACGCAGGCGGCCGCGGCCGGCACCGGCGTCCGGCTGTCCGACGGCTCCACGAACGTGCTCCCGGTCGGCGCCGCCGACGACGTCGCCGCGGCCTGGGCCAACCACCACCGCCTCGTCCGCAGGTCGCTGGAACGCGGCTTCTACCAGGGCTGGGACCTTCACCCGGGTCAGCTGCCGACGCGGTACGCCGCCACCTACGCCTTCTACCGGGACGGACTGGCCCGCGCGGCCGCCCGGCTGGCCGACTACACCCGCAACACCATGACCGGCATCGCCGACGAGCCCGCGACGGCCAGGGCGCTGGCGGCGTTCCTGCTGCGCGCCGTCGACTGCCGCGCCGTCGACGCGTCCGAGGTCGCCGACCTGGACCTCCTCCACTCGCTGGCCGACCCGAGACGCTAG
- the pucL gene encoding factor-independent urate hydroxylase: MTHTLGLNQYGKAESRVVRIVRDTRRHEIRDLTVSTSLRGDFADAHVSGDQAAVLPTDTQKNTAFAYAKLHGVTSAEDYAIALGTRLLEACPAAESAQVKVEEHGWDRIGDHSFVRRGGSVRTAAVTVGRDATHVLSGISGLALLNTTDSEFQGFLKDEFTTLAETGDRVLATSLVARWRHTDVDGVDWNASHEAVTATLLETFAGTYSRALQETLYAMGGAALDAQPGLAEIRFSAPNLHHFLVDFSGFDVDGLSNDGEVFIAADRPYGLIEAQVVRDGVPPADHAWLAVAGFC, translated from the coding sequence ATGACCCACACGCTGGGACTCAACCAGTACGGCAAGGCCGAGTCCCGCGTCGTCCGCATCGTCCGGGACACGCGGCGGCACGAGATCCGCGACCTCACCGTGTCGACGTCGCTGCGCGGCGACTTCGCCGACGCGCACGTCAGCGGCGACCAGGCCGCGGTGCTGCCGACGGACACGCAGAAGAACACCGCGTTCGCCTACGCGAAGCTGCACGGCGTCACCTCGGCCGAGGACTACGCGATCGCGCTGGGAACGCGGCTGCTCGAGGCGTGCCCGGCCGCCGAGTCCGCGCAGGTGAAGGTCGAGGAGCACGGCTGGGACCGCATCGGGGACCACTCGTTCGTCCGCCGCGGCGGCAGCGTCCGCACGGCCGCGGTGACGGTCGGGCGCGACGCCACGCACGTGCTGTCGGGCATCTCCGGCCTCGCGCTGCTCAACACGACGGACTCGGAGTTCCAGGGCTTCCTGAAGGACGAGTTCACGACGCTGGCCGAGACCGGCGACCGCGTCCTCGCCACGTCGCTCGTCGCGCGGTGGCGGCACACCGACGTCGACGGCGTCGACTGGAACGCCTCGCACGAAGCCGTCACCGCCACGCTGCTGGAGACGTTCGCCGGCACCTACTCCCGCGCCCTGCAGGAGACGCTGTACGCCATGGGCGGCGCCGCCCTCGACGCGCAGCCGGGGCTGGCCGAGATCAGGTTCTCGGCGCCCAACCTGCATCACTTCCTGGTCGACTTCAGCGGCTTCGACGTCGACGGGCTGAGCAACGACGGCGAGGTGTTCATCGCCGCGGACCGGCCGTACGGGCTGATCGAGGCGCAGGTCGTGCGCGACGGCGTGCCACCAGCGGACCACGCCTGGCTGGCCGTCGCGGGGTTCTGCTGA
- the uraD gene encoding 2-oxo-4-hydroxy-4-carboxy-5-ureidoimidazoline decarboxylase, whose protein sequence is MTATTRATLLGCLSVPRWADDVLAGQPYGDRAALLAAAEAAAGDLSDEELDQALAGHPRIGERGGAQSQREQSGVRDTAGRLAAGNVAYEERFGRVFLIRAAGRDADEILAELDRRLGNDDAAERAETVGNLREIALLRLEATL, encoded by the coding sequence ATGACCGCGACGACGCGGGCGACGCTGCTCGGCTGCCTGTCCGTGCCGCGCTGGGCCGACGACGTGCTGGCCGGCCAGCCCTACGGGGACCGGGCGGCGCTGCTGGCCGCTGCCGAGGCCGCCGCCGGTGACCTGAGCGACGAGGAGCTCGACCAGGCGCTGGCCGGCCATCCGCGCATCGGCGAGCGCGGCGGCGCGCAGTCGCAGCGCGAGCAGTCGGGGGTGCGCGACACGGCGGGGCGGCTGGCCGCCGGGAACGTCGCGTACGAGGAGCGGTTCGGCCGGGTGTTCCTGATCCGCGCGGCCGGCCGCGACGCCGACGAGATTCTCGCCGAGCTGGACCGGAGGCTGGGCAACGACGACGCCGCCGAACGGGCCGAGACCGTCGGCAACCTGCGCGAGATCGCGCTGCTGCGCTTGGAGGCGACGCTGTGA
- the uraH gene encoding hydroxyisourate hydrolase, which produces MSTLSTHVLDTAAGRPAEGIRVTLETRAGEPVGEGVTNADGRVAALGPDRLDPGDYLLRFATEGPFHPEVVVVFTVADADAHYHVPLLLSPYGYTTYRGS; this is translated from the coding sequence GTGAGCACCCTGTCCACGCACGTCCTCGACACCGCCGCCGGCCGCCCGGCCGAGGGCATCCGCGTCACGCTCGAGACCCGCGCCGGCGAACCCGTCGGCGAGGGCGTGACGAACGCCGACGGCAGGGTCGCCGCGCTCGGCCCGGACCGGCTCGACCCCGGCGACTACCTGCTCCGCTTCGCCACGGAGGGCCCCTTCCACCCGGAGGTGGTCGTCGTCTTCACCGTGGCCGACGCCGACGCGCACTACCACGTGCCGCTGCTGCTCAGCCCCTACGGCTACACGACCTATCGTGGCAGCTGA
- the allB gene encoding allantoinase AllB gives MAAELDLVVRARRVVLGRAEVPAAVGIAGGRIAAVTTVDDAPPAARTVTLDDDEVLLPGLVDTHVHVNDPGRAEWEGFDTATRAAAAGGVTTIVDMPLNSVPPTTTVAALDVKRRAAEGRVWVDVGFWGGAVPGNRADLAALHRAGVFGFKCFLLDSGVEEFGHLGAEEFAAAMRECAELGALLLVHAEDGRFLDDSALDGVHYAGFLASRPDAAEQAAIELVIAQARTTGGRAHIVHLSAAGAVPALRDARAHVSAETCPHYLTFDAEHIADGATELKCCPPIRDAANREALWAALAAGDVDIVVSDHSPCTAALKEGDFATAWGGIASVQLGLPAVWTAARARGHSLADVVRWMAAAPAGLVGLSHKGRIAPGADADLVRFAPDEEFVVDVAKLHHRNPISAYAGRRLTGVVRETWLRGRPVDDTPRGRLLRRREP, from the coding sequence GTGGCAGCTGAGCTCGACCTCGTCGTCCGCGCCCGGCGCGTCGTGCTCGGCCGGGCCGAGGTGCCGGCCGCCGTTGGCATCGCGGGCGGCCGCATCGCCGCCGTCACGACGGTCGACGACGCGCCGCCGGCCGCGCGGACCGTCACGCTCGACGACGACGAGGTGCTGCTGCCCGGGCTGGTCGACACCCACGTGCACGTCAACGACCCCGGCCGGGCCGAGTGGGAGGGGTTCGACACCGCCACCCGCGCGGCCGCCGCCGGTGGCGTCACCACCATCGTCGACATGCCGCTGAACTCCGTCCCGCCCACCACCACCGTCGCCGCCCTGGACGTCAAGCGGCGGGCGGCCGAGGGACGGGTCTGGGTGGACGTGGGCTTCTGGGGCGGCGCCGTGCCGGGCAACCGGGCCGACCTGGCGGCGCTGCATCGCGCCGGGGTGTTCGGCTTCAAGTGCTTCCTGCTCGACTCCGGGGTCGAGGAGTTCGGCCATCTCGGCGCCGAGGAGTTCGCGGCGGCGATGCGGGAGTGCGCCGAGCTGGGCGCGCTGCTGCTCGTCCACGCCGAGGACGGCCGGTTCCTCGACGACTCCGCACTCGACGGCGTGCACTACGCCGGTTTCCTCGCCTCCCGCCCCGACGCGGCCGAGCAGGCCGCCATCGAGCTGGTCATCGCGCAGGCCCGCACGACCGGCGGCCGCGCGCACATCGTCCACCTCAGCGCGGCCGGGGCGGTGCCGGCCCTGCGCGACGCCCGCGCCCACGTCAGTGCCGAGACCTGCCCGCACTACCTGACCTTCGACGCCGAGCACATCGCCGACGGCGCGACCGAGCTCAAGTGCTGCCCGCCGATCCGCGACGCCGCCAACCGCGAGGCGCTGTGGGCCGCGCTGGCCGCTGGCGATGTCGACATCGTCGTGTCCGACCACTCTCCGTGCACCGCGGCGCTCAAGGAGGGCGACTTCGCGACCGCGTGGGGCGGGATCGCGTCGGTGCAGCTGGGGCTGCCCGCGGTGTGGACGGCGGCCCGCGCCCGCGGCCACTCGCTCGCCGACGTCGTGCGGTGGATGGCCGCCGCGCCCGCCGGTCTCGTCGGGCTGAGCCACAAGGGCCGCATCGCACCCGGCGCCGACGCCGACCTGGTGCGGTTCGCGCCCGACGAGGAGTTCGTCGTGGACGTCGCGAAGCTGCACCACCGCAACCCGATCTCGGCCTACGCCGGGCGCCGGCTGACGGGGGTGGTCCGCGAGACGTGGCTGCGCGGACGCCCGGTCGACGACACCCCGCGCGGGCGACTGCTGAGGAGGCGCGAGCCGTGA
- a CDS encoding bifunctional allantoicase/(S)-ureidoglycine aminohydrolase has protein sequence MTDYYVPRGGLPPQTALTTDRARFTAAYAVIPARTLSDITASFLPGWANTRLWVLARPLSGFAETFSQYVVEVSAGGGSDRPESDPDAEGVLFVVDGSVTLTVDGGSHALRPGSYAYLPPGTAWTIANEAAATATFHWIRKTYQRVDGLDVPSAFVTREQDVTPVDMPGTDGAWSTTRFVDVADLRHDMHVNIVNFRPGGSIPFPETHVMEHGLYVLAGKAVYLLNEDWVEVEAGDFMWLRAFCPQACYAGGPGPFRYLLYKDVNRHVPL, from the coding sequence GTGACCGACTACTACGTGCCGAGGGGCGGGCTGCCGCCGCAGACCGCACTCACCACCGATCGGGCCCGCTTCACCGCGGCGTACGCCGTCATCCCGGCCCGCACGCTCAGCGACATCACCGCGTCGTTCCTGCCGGGCTGGGCGAACACCCGCCTCTGGGTGCTGGCCAGGCCGTTGTCGGGCTTCGCCGAGACGTTCAGCCAGTACGTCGTCGAGGTCTCCGCCGGTGGCGGATCGGACCGGCCCGAGTCCGACCCGGACGCGGAGGGCGTGCTGTTCGTGGTGGACGGCTCCGTCACCCTCACCGTCGACGGCGGGTCGCACGCGCTGCGGCCGGGCTCGTACGCCTACCTGCCGCCCGGCACCGCCTGGACGATCGCGAACGAGGCCGCGGCGACGGCGACGTTCCACTGGATCCGCAAGACCTACCAGCGCGTCGACGGCCTCGACGTCCCGTCCGCGTTCGTCACCCGCGAGCAGGACGTCACGCCCGTCGACATGCCCGGCACCGACGGCGCGTGGTCGACGACCCGCTTCGTCGACGTCGCGGACCTACGCCACGACATGCACGTCAACATCGTGAACTTCCGGCCCGGCGGGTCGATCCCGTTCCCGGAGACGCACGTGATGGAGCACGGCCTCTACGTGCTGGCGGGCAAGGCGGTCTACCTGCTCAACGAGGACTGGGTCGAGGTCGAGGCGGGCGACTTCATGTGGCTGCGCGCCTTCTGCCCGCAGGCCTGCTACGCCGGCGGCCCCGGCCCGTTCCGCTACCTCCTCTACAAGGACGTCAACCGGCACGTCCCGCTCTGA
- a CDS encoding VOC family protein — MQLRYTILYVDDVAAAVDFYATAFGLDRGFVHDSGDYGELATGATKLAFSSTALMRRLGKDPQPPSVTGPTFEIAFETDDVPAAFQRAVAAGAAVVQPVRDEPWGQTTSYVSDPHGYLVEICSPIQLPSPG, encoded by the coding sequence ATGCAGCTGCGCTACACCATCCTGTACGTCGACGACGTGGCCGCCGCCGTCGACTTCTACGCCACCGCGTTCGGGCTCGACCGCGGCTTCGTCCACGACAGCGGCGACTACGGCGAGCTGGCGACCGGAGCCACCAAGCTCGCGTTCTCGTCGACCGCGCTGATGAGGCGGCTCGGCAAGGACCCGCAGCCGCCGTCCGTCACCGGGCCGACGTTCGAGATCGCGTTCGAGACCGACGACGTCCCCGCCGCGTTCCAGCGCGCCGTGGCCGCGGGCGCCGCCGTGGTGCAGCCCGTCCGCGACGAGCCGTGGGGCCAGACGACGTCCTACGTGAGCGACCCGCACGGCTACCTCGTCGAGATCTGCTCGCCGATCCAGTTGCCCAGCCCCGGCTGA
- a CDS encoding AraC family transcriptional regulator, whose protein sequence is MLASGRRYLQWRDDLPAPRRVEVAPDGCRDVVVVESAGGGFVTLTQWDAGLRVVELAKGTRVTGYRLRPGAQVAPGVLARIEAEPLRAGEIIDGDVVVDRELDEAIGALGSRGVAGAATHLGVSRRGLQRRFAAAGLPPPGFWRLLSRARRAALALPMRLPLSEVAVACGFSDQAHLTRETVRWFGRTPAELRRSPSVLGVIAQPGLGNWIGEQISTR, encoded by the coding sequence ATGCTCGCGAGCGGTCGTCGTTACCTCCAGTGGCGTGACGACCTGCCCGCGCCGCGTCGCGTCGAGGTCGCGCCGGACGGGTGCCGCGACGTCGTGGTGGTCGAGTCGGCCGGTGGCGGGTTCGTGACGCTGACGCAGTGGGATGCGGGGCTGCGGGTGGTCGAGCTCGCGAAGGGGACGCGGGTGACGGGGTATCGGCTGCGTCCGGGAGCACAGGTGGCGCCGGGGGTGCTGGCCCGCATCGAGGCCGAGCCGCTGCGGGCCGGCGAGATCATCGACGGCGACGTCGTGGTGGACCGCGAGCTCGACGAGGCCATCGGCGCGCTCGGATCGCGCGGCGTGGCCGGGGCGGCGACGCACCTCGGGGTGAGCCGGCGTGGCCTGCAGCGCCGCTTCGCGGCGGCCGGCCTGCCGCCGCCGGGGTTCTGGCGGCTGCTGTCGCGGGCCCGCCGGGCCGCGCTGGCGCTGCCGATGCGGTTGCCGCTGAGCGAGGTCGCCGTCGCGTGCGGCTTCAGCGACCAGGCTCATCTGACCCGCGAGACGGTGCGGTGGTTCGGGCGGACCCCGGCGGAGCTGCGCCGGTCGCCGTCGGTGCTCGGGGTGATCGCTCAGCCGGGGCTGGGCAACTGGATCGGCGAGCAGATCTCGACGAGGTAG
- a CDS encoding NAD(P)-dependent alcohol dehydrogenase — translation MTRAAVLTTPGVIELQQRDTPRPAAGEALVEVLAVGVCGSDLHYFTEGRIGDFVVTAPLVLGHEASGRVIAVGADVRRLRPGDRVAIEPGVSCGGCGPCRTGRYNLCPDVRFLATPPVDGAFTEVLSVPEPFLHPIPDHVSDNAGALMEPLSVALWAHDKAQTGPGDHVLVTGAGPVGLLAATVARLRGAASVLVVDVVPERLDRAREHGFDATMPGRPPAARRATALIECSGSAAAVYDGLDALAPAGRAVLVGMPAERELRIPAAAVQGRELTITGTFRYAHTYPAAIGLVASGRIDLDRFVTAEFGLGDVQRALEAPRADPSILKAVVHPQRS, via the coding sequence ATGACTCGTGCGGCCGTGCTGACGACGCCCGGCGTCATCGAGCTCCAGCAGCGTGACACACCCCGGCCGGCAGCGGGCGAAGCCCTCGTCGAGGTGCTCGCGGTCGGGGTGTGCGGGTCGGACCTGCACTACTTCACCGAGGGGCGGATCGGCGACTTCGTCGTGACGGCGCCGCTGGTCCTCGGGCACGAGGCCAGCGGGCGGGTGATCGCCGTCGGCGCGGACGTCCGGAGGCTGCGGCCCGGCGATCGCGTCGCGATCGAACCGGGCGTCTCGTGCGGCGGTTGCGGGCCGTGCCGGACGGGCCGCTACAACCTCTGCCCGGACGTCCGATTCCTGGCGACGCCGCCGGTCGATGGCGCCTTCACCGAGGTGCTCTCGGTCCCCGAGCCGTTCCTGCACCCGATTCCTGACCACGTCTCGGACAACGCGGGCGCCCTGATGGAGCCGCTGTCCGTCGCACTGTGGGCTCACGACAAGGCGCAAACCGGTCCCGGCGATCACGTCCTCGTGACCGGGGCGGGACCGGTCGGGCTGCTCGCCGCGACCGTCGCGCGGCTGCGCGGAGCCGCGTCCGTCCTCGTCGTCGATGTCGTCCCCGAACGACTCGATCGAGCGCGCGAGCACGGCTTCGACGCGACGATGCCCGGCCGGCCGCCCGCGGCCCGGCGGGCCACCGCCCTGATCGAGTGCTCCGGTTCCGCGGCGGCCGTGTACGACGGTCTCGACGCCCTGGCGCCGGCCGGGCGAGCGGTGCTCGTGGGCATGCCCGCGGAACGGGAGCTGCGCATCCCCGCGGCAGCCGTCCAGGGGCGGGAGCTCACGATCACGGGGACGTTCCGCTACGCGCACACGTATCCCGCGGCGATCGGGCTGGTGGCGAGTGGCCGGATCGATCTCGATCGGTTCGTCACCGCCGAGTTCGGTCTCGGTGACGTGCAACGCGCTCTCGAGGCGCCACGAGCGGATCCGTCGATCCTCAAAGCGGTGGTGCACCCGCAGCGATCATGA